In Euphorbia lathyris chromosome 9, ddEupLath1.1, whole genome shotgun sequence, the following are encoded in one genomic region:
- the LOC136205594 gene encoding uncharacterized protein isoform X1, translating to MEDFDKKKRRNKKKKNKQTKTTEDLAVGADQNGATNGNNEHSQAISLATEAPNGAPQNAVVVDFDRHEDNGTDISVLTEAEKEQWLQREAILKGTIRQLQLDNDSRAQIEAILEEKIKLLQMENDSVRQKQASLEEIINKLRNTNDSTLQKEVTLKETTTQLKNEIDLHTQREAVLERKIVQFQSEKELCLQKEAGLEEKLQHLENEKALLGIKVANLEEKIKLLESDKDSLTITDTAARETIVSMNVNITRLRMQVVELEESRKSLMKENQQLMESMSGLQLQLQNLETSIASTNTLDEMKKHASEPEDKDSQIEAACALVNKLITENAELIEKVNELYMLDRQRSAAGLSSLAGSDDMLGNAEITSENLSVSESGEYKLETLEVEAVVEGESGEIVQIPLDENPLQDLEVQAGENDDKPQAVPLSDAPLTGAPLRLISFFAKYVSGADLVNKT from the exons ATGGAGGACTTCGataagaagaagaggaggaacaagaaaaagaaaaataagcaGACTAAAACGACAGAAGATCTCGCTGTTGGTGCGGATCAGAACGGTGCAACTAATGGTAATAATGAGCACAGCCAAGCTATTAGCCTCGCTACGGAGGCTCCAAATGGGGCTCCCCAAAATGCTGTTGTGGTTGATTTTGATAGGCATGAGGACAATGGAACAGATATT TCCGTCTTAACTGAAGCAGAGAAAGAACAGTGGCTGCAAAGAGAG GCCATATTAAAAGGAACAATAAGACAATTGCAACTTGATAATGATTCACGTGCACAGATTGAG GCTATCCTAGAAGAGAAAATCAAACTGCTACAGATGGAAAATGATTCAGTAAGACAGAAACAG GCTTCATTAGAGGAAATAATCAATAAATTGAGGAATACAAATGATTCAACTTTACAGAAAGAA GTTACACTGAAAGAAACAACCACACAATTGAAAAACGAAATTGATTTACACACACAGAGAGAG GCTGTTCTAGAGAGGAAAATTGTTCAATTCCAGAGTGAGAAAGAGTTGTGTCTTCAGAAAGAG GCTGGCTTGGAGGAGAAACTTCAGCATTTAGAGAATGAGAAGGCCCTTTTGGGTATAAAAGTG GCAAACTTGGAGGAAAAGATTAAACTTCTAGAGAGTGATAAAGATTCTTTAACCATAACAGAT ACAGCAGCCAGAGAAACAATTGTCAGCATGAATGTCAATATCACAAGGTTACGGATGCAG GTGGTGGAGTTGGAAGAATCCAGGAAGAGCCTCATGAAAGAAAATCAACAACTGATGGAAAGCATGTCAGGTCTGCAGTTACAGCTTCAGAACCTAGAGACAAGTATTGCTTCTACAAACACATTAGATGAAATGAAAAAG CATGCCTCTGAACCCGAGGACAAGGATTCCCAAATTGAAGCAGCTTGTGCTTTGGTTAACAAATTGATCACAGAAAATGCAGAGCTTATTGAGAAG GTGAATGAGCTGTATATGCTTGACAGACAAAGGTCAGCAGCTGGGCTTTCTTCTCTTGCAGGCAGTGATGATATGCTTGGAAATGCTGAAATCACCAGTGAAAATCTCTCGGTATCTGAATCTGGTGAATATAAGTTGGAGACTTTGGAAGTTGAAGCTGTTGTTGAAGGTGAGTCTGGAGAAATTGTTCAAATTCCTTTAGATGAAAATCCGCTCCAAGATTTGGAGGTTCAGGCTGGTGAGAATGATGATAAACCTCAGGCTGTGCCACTTTCTGATGCTCCTCTTACTGGGGCACCACTCCgcttaatttcattttttgcTAAATATGTTAGCGGGGCGGATTTGGTTAACAAAACTTAA
- the LOC136205594 gene encoding uncharacterized protein isoform X2: MEDFDKKKRRNKKKKNKQTKTTEDLAVGADQNGATNGNNEHSQAISLATEAPNGAPQNAVVVDFDRHEDNGTDISVLTEAEKEQWLQREAILKGTIRQLQLDNDSRAQIEAILEEKIKLLQMENDSVRQKQASLEEIINKLRNTNDSTLQKEVTLKETTTQLKNEIDLHTQREAVLERKIVQFQSEKELCLQKEAGLEEKLQHLENEKALLGIKVTAARETIVSMNVNITRLRMQVVELEESRKSLMKENQQLMESMSGLQLQLQNLETSIASTNTLDEMKKHASEPEDKDSQIEAACALVNKLITENAELIEKVNELYMLDRQRSAAGLSSLAGSDDMLGNAEITSENLSVSESGEYKLETLEVEAVVEGESGEIVQIPLDENPLQDLEVQAGENDDKPQAVPLSDAPLTGAPLRLISFFAKYVSGADLVNKT; this comes from the exons ATGGAGGACTTCGataagaagaagaggaggaacaagaaaaagaaaaataagcaGACTAAAACGACAGAAGATCTCGCTGTTGGTGCGGATCAGAACGGTGCAACTAATGGTAATAATGAGCACAGCCAAGCTATTAGCCTCGCTACGGAGGCTCCAAATGGGGCTCCCCAAAATGCTGTTGTGGTTGATTTTGATAGGCATGAGGACAATGGAACAGATATT TCCGTCTTAACTGAAGCAGAGAAAGAACAGTGGCTGCAAAGAGAG GCCATATTAAAAGGAACAATAAGACAATTGCAACTTGATAATGATTCACGTGCACAGATTGAG GCTATCCTAGAAGAGAAAATCAAACTGCTACAGATGGAAAATGATTCAGTAAGACAGAAACAG GCTTCATTAGAGGAAATAATCAATAAATTGAGGAATACAAATGATTCAACTTTACAGAAAGAA GTTACACTGAAAGAAACAACCACACAATTGAAAAACGAAATTGATTTACACACACAGAGAGAG GCTGTTCTAGAGAGGAAAATTGTTCAATTCCAGAGTGAGAAAGAGTTGTGTCTTCAGAAAGAG GCTGGCTTGGAGGAGAAACTTCAGCATTTAGAGAATGAGAAGGCCCTTTTGGGTATAAAAGTG ACAGCAGCCAGAGAAACAATTGTCAGCATGAATGTCAATATCACAAGGTTACGGATGCAG GTGGTGGAGTTGGAAGAATCCAGGAAGAGCCTCATGAAAGAAAATCAACAACTGATGGAAAGCATGTCAGGTCTGCAGTTACAGCTTCAGAACCTAGAGACAAGTATTGCTTCTACAAACACATTAGATGAAATGAAAAAG CATGCCTCTGAACCCGAGGACAAGGATTCCCAAATTGAAGCAGCTTGTGCTTTGGTTAACAAATTGATCACAGAAAATGCAGAGCTTATTGAGAAG GTGAATGAGCTGTATATGCTTGACAGACAAAGGTCAGCAGCTGGGCTTTCTTCTCTTGCAGGCAGTGATGATATGCTTGGAAATGCTGAAATCACCAGTGAAAATCTCTCGGTATCTGAATCTGGTGAATATAAGTTGGAGACTTTGGAAGTTGAAGCTGTTGTTGAAGGTGAGTCTGGAGAAATTGTTCAAATTCCTTTAGATGAAAATCCGCTCCAAGATTTGGAGGTTCAGGCTGGTGAGAATGATGATAAACCTCAGGCTGTGCCACTTTCTGATGCTCCTCTTACTGGGGCACCACTCCgcttaatttcattttttgcTAAATATGTTAGCGGGGCGGATTTGGTTAACAAAACTTAA
- the LOC136205592 gene encoding probable inactive receptor kinase At3g08680 produces the protein MKIVSFLLLLVFFFFLPQTSCDIRSDKQALLNFADLVPHSLKLNWNSSTPLCTSWLGISCDRSRSHVLSVRLPAVGLYGPIPANSLGKLNSLITLSLRSNRLTGDLPSDLLCLPSLQYVYLQHNNFSGTIPSTLSQHLISLDLSFNSFTGNIPTNLQTLTNLTTLSLQNNSLTGSIPQIYTSQLKQLNLSYNNFNGSVPSSLQNFPSSSFEGNDMLCGTPLNQCSIFIPSPSPSPSPSTSSPSPRSQPPSPTNARKTTNSSKKKKLSTKTIIAIAIGASLVPLLLFATILVCRNSKKKDSRDNRALKEQGGRDEKPSEDFGSGVQDAEKNKLVFFEGSSNNFDLEDLLRASAEVLGKGTYGTTYKAILEEGSVVAVKRLKDVVAGKRDFEQQMEGVGRITHHPNVLPLCAYYYSKDEKLLVYNYVTGGSFFRLLHGSNNFGRTPVDWDTRVKISLETARGIAHIHSSGGGKSIHGNIKSSNILITQDLRSCISDFGLTPIMSYPAVPARSAGYRAPEVIETKKYTKKSDIYSFGVLLLEMLTGKAPVQLTGQDDAVDLPRWVQSVVREEWTAEVFDVELLRYNDIEEEMVLMLQIAMACVGRVPEVRPTMDEVVRMIEQIRPANTSSEENKRPNNQNP, from the exons ATGAAGATAGTATCATTCCTTTTGTTACTtgtgtttttcttcttcctgcCTCAAACTAGTTGTGACATACGTTCTGATAAACAAGCCCTTCTTAACTTTGCTGATCTTGTTCCTCACAGTCTCAAACTCAACTGGAACTCTTCGACTCCTCTATGCACTTCTTGGCTTGGTATATCATGCGATAGAAGTCGCTCTCATGTACTCTCTGTCCGCCTCCCCGCTGTTGGATTGTACGGTCCCATTCCAGCCAACTCACTTGGCAAATTAAATTCCCTAATCACCTTAAGTCTTCGCTCCAACCGCCTCACTGGAGATCTTCCATCTGACTTGCTCTGCCTTCCTTCTCTTCAATATGTTTACCTTCAACATAACAACTTCTCTGGTACTATTCCTTCTACTCTCTCACAACACCTTATCTCCCTTGACCTTTCCTTCAATTCTTTTACCGGCAATATTCCCACAAACCTTCAAACTTTAACCAACCTTACTACTCTTAGCCTCCAGAATAACTCCCTCACCGGATCCATCCCTCAAATCTATACTTCACAGCTCAAACAGTTGAACTTGAGCTACAACAACTTCAATGGTTCGGTTCCATCTTCCCTTCAAAACTTCCCTTCCTCTTCCTTTGAGGGGAATGATATGTTATGTGGAACACCATTAAACcagtgttctatatttattccGTCTCCTTCGCCTTCACCTTCACCTTCGACTTCTTCTCCTTCCCCGAGATCCCAGCCGCCCTCACCAACCAATGCTCGTAAAACAACTAACAGttccaagaagaagaaactaagCACCAAGACCATCATTGCCATAGCAATTGGAGCATCTCTGGTGCCATTACTTTTGTTTGCAACAATATTGGTATGTCGTAATTCGAAGAAAAAAGATAGTCGAGACAACCGTGCACTAAAAGAGCAAGGAGGAAGGGATGAGAAGCCTAGTGAAGACTTTGGAAGTGGTGTGCAAGATGCAGAGAAGAACAAGTTAGTATTCTTTGAAGGAAGTTCAAATAATTTTGATCTTGAGGACTTATTAAGAGCCTCAGCTGAAGTACTGGGGAAAGGAACTTATGGCACGACATATAAGGCTATCTTGGAAGAAGGAAGTGTAGTAGCTGTGAAGAGGTTAAAAGATGTGGTGGCAGGGAAAAGAGACTTTGAGCAGCAAATGGAAGGTGTAGGAAGAATTACCCACCATCCAAATGTCCTCCCTCTCTGTGCTTATTACTACTCCAAGGACGAGAAACTCCTCGTTTACAACTATGTAACAGGCGGTAGCTTTTTCAGGTTACTGCACG GAAGCAATAACTTTGGACGAACACCAGTAGATTGGGATACCAGAGTAAAGATTTCTCTTGAAACGGCTAGAGGGATTGCGCATATCCATTCTTCTGGTGGAGGGAAATCCATCCATGGCAATATCAAGTCCTCTAACATACTCATCACTCAAGACCTCCGAAGCTGCATTTCGGATTTTGGGTTAACTCCTATCATGAGTTACCCTGCTGTTCCAGCTAGAAGTGCAGGCTACCGAGCCCCTGAGGTGATTGAGACGAAAAAGTATACTAAAAAATCCGACATTTATAGTTTCGGGGTTCTCCTGCTTGAGATGCTGACAGGCAAAGCACCAGTCCAGTTAACAGGGCAAGATGATGCTGTTGATCTTCCCAGATGGGTTCAGTCTGTTGTCCGTGAGGAATGGACCGCTGAGGTGTTCGATGTTGAGCTGTTGAGATACAATGACATCGAAGAAGAGATGGTGTTGATGCTACAAATAGCAATGGCCTGCGTAGGAAGAGTACCGGAGGTGAGACCTACCATGGATGAAGTGGTTAGGATGATCGAGCAAATCCGGCCAGCCAATACATCATCGGAAGAGAACAAGAGACCAAACAATCAAAACCCATAA